A single region of the Acuticoccus sediminis genome encodes:
- a CDS encoding DUF736 domain-containing protein: MATIGTFKKSGNEYTGEIVTLNVQAKNVRIVPETNQTSENAPSHRVLVGRAEIGAAWSKQSNEGRDYLGLKLDDPSFTAPIYANLFDDEDGGYSLIWSRPTRRNGE; this comes from the coding sequence ATGGCGACCATCGGCACCTTCAAAAAGTCCGGCAACGAATACACCGGCGAAATCGTCACCCTCAACGTGCAGGCCAAGAACGTCCGCATCGTCCCGGAGACCAACCAGACCAGCGAGAACGCTCCCAGCCACCGCGTCCTGGTCGGCCGCGCCGAGATCGGGGCAGCCTGGTCCAAGCAGTCGAACGAGGGCCGCGACTATCTCGGCCTCAAGCTCGACGATCCGAGCTTCACCGCTCCGATCTACGCCAACCTCTTCGACGACGAGGATGGCGGTTACAGCCTTATCTGGTCCCGTCCCACCCGCCGCAACGGCGAGTGA